In Vigna angularis cultivar LongXiaoDou No.4 chromosome 8, ASM1680809v1, whole genome shotgun sequence, the DNA window GCTGCAAACCAAGATTGgcctcttctacaatttgatgtgaaaaatgctttcctacacgaagaaatttcagaagaaatttatatggattctccaccaagcatgactgattcaattggaatgaaggtttgcaaattaaagaaggctctatatggattaaaacaatccccaagagcatggtttggaaggtttaccaagtctatgaaggcttttggctatagagcaagtaactctgatcacaccttattttttaagagagaaaaaggaaaaattacagctttgattatatatgtagatgacatgattgttacaggaaatgaccaagatgagatttctagtttacaacaataccttgcatctgaatttgagatgaaacaacttgaaatctcaaatattttttgggtattgaagtagttagatcaaaacatggtatttttctatgccaaagaaaatatactattgatttACTATCGGAAACTGGGTTGCTTGGGAGTAAACCAACTGatacaccaattgaacaaaatcataaactctttcaatgctcaaattcagcaagcatagacagaggaagataccaaaggctggtaggaaaattaatttatttgtgtcaTACACGTCCATATATCACCTATgcagtgaatgttgttagtcaatttatgcatgacacACGGAAGCTTCATATGAATGCTGTTGAAaagattttgagatatttgaagtccgCTCCTgtaaaaggaattttgttctcaaatcatgaaaacttaaaggtagaagggtacactgatgcaaaaacaacctgtagtagcaagatttagtgctgaagcagaattcagaggcatggcactaggtgtatgtgaacttttgtggattaaaaatgtgctatcaGATTTGGGCTTTAAACAAAATGAAGCAATGAGTTTGTACTGTGGCAGTACTTCGGCTATAGCAATTGCTTACAATCCTatgcaacatgatagaacaaagcatgtgtagattgatagacatttcatcaaagagaagcttgaagctggaataattttatttccttttgtaagatcagaattgcagttggctgatgttctcaccaaaggagtgtcaagaagattgtttaatgagtctctattcaagttaggaatgtgtgatatccatgcaccaacttgagtggGAGTATtaagatatgtcaaatattctattaaaggatattagacaatcaaatattgtgttagttataatttagatattattataatttgtgcagatttgttCACCTATCATTCCTTTAATAGGTGAAGAATGATAGGatccttaaatgtatatatatggtactctactatttgaaataatacatcagaattactcattaaaccttttattaCCTGTGTATTCTGTAATGAAATTTGatatgaagaacaaaaatgtcattttctctCACAAAATGTTTCtgattaaaaaatgattaaacgACAGAAAAGTGTTAACTAGTTCTGTGTCACAGAATGATAAATTATGCAGttctttagatattttttatttctgaatATGAATAACATCAAGAAGTCATTGTTTTTCAAGAAAATTGCTGAACGTATGGAATTAATCTGACTTAAATTAACGAAAAAAGAATTTCACAACTGACCCATGATTCTGTCAGATCCCTCTGTTTTTTCTAACAAAAGTagatttataagttatttttctgttttatttatttgaactAAATTTATAATGGCAGAAGTTATCTTAACAGTATATTTAACAAGCAATTTAACATtgttatattttcaataattgaaCTTATGATTCTCTATCTTTGGCTTCAAGTGCACACCTACATTCGTAATGatgattttcaaatgtaaaacATGGAATCAAACTGTTCAAATCATagaagaacaaataaaaaacacaagtaATTTTTAAAGAAGATATAACACTCGTAAAACTTAAATCTtatctatataaaaaattaatattatcttttactCAAAACCTTAGCATAATAATAGatttgtaagttttttttatcttataatatGCTCAATTTTATCATAATCTAAAACTTAACTCAAGTTTAGATTCTCAACCAAATCTTTTGAAACAAAACTTTACTATATGATCGACTCATTATTATCGGACAGTTAATGTTTccagaaaatattgaaaaattgtttCTAATCCATCAATAAATTGATCAATCACGTTTCTATTGAACATTAACATTGTAAATTGaacatatttacatattaaacaCATTTATTGATTTTTGTGCTTTTTATCGTGATTAAGTCAATTTTAATTGAAAGCTTATtttgaaatctataaatacttAAGGAAAATAAGAAGGTAAATGATCAtgtttattgtgaatttaagaTTTTGTTATGATAATGATCGAAATATATAACTGAATTAATCCTTGAGAATGACTTTGATAATTGAGAATGACTTTGATAATGGAGAATGAAGGATAATGACTTTAAAGAGGTGGAGGAAAAGGTTAAGAAGTGTTAATAGTGATTTTCGACCAACCTCATGGAAAAAAAACCTTTTAACATTGTGAATAGGAAATCATAAACAAATCTACTAAAACGTTTGAGCAACGTGAACCTTAATTTTCTGTCGAACAAGATGTTGAAACATAGGACAATTACATATACTCAAATTCTGCATACAACGTTGAAGTCAAAGTTCAAATACAGATATACGTCACATACTATTGTTCCAAGTAAACAAGCTCAAtgatagagaaaaagaaagcaacTAATCGATGACACCATTTTCTTCCACTACAGCTTCACCATGTTTAATATCTTTACTCTCTTGTGCATTGACTTGCTTCCTTTCTGTGATCTCAAGAAACTGAATCAAGCTATGCAGGCAAGCGTCCACTTCTTCATCAACTGATTTTGGCATCAGATTCTCAGCAACATCAGCAGGGGTGATCTTTGTCTCTTCCAACAGCTTCCCAATTCTAGGAAACAAATGGTGAGACTCAACATCCAAGTAATTCTTGGCAAGAACCTTGAACGCCTCATAGCAACAATATGACAGTTCTATGTGCTTATCCATTCTCCCTCTTCTGATCAAAGCAGCATCAAGTTTCTCCACAAAGTTAGTCGTGAAAACCATGATCCTCTCCCCTCCACAAGCTGACCAAATCCCATCTATAACATTCAACAGTCCAGAAAGTGTTACCTTACTTCCTctctcttcatcatcttcatcatcacccCTTTTGGAAGAAGAACTTTTCCCCTCCCTACCCTcaactttttccttcttcctcttcctctgaCCAGTGAGATCAAGAGAGCAATCAATGTCTTCAATCACTATAATTGACTTGCTTGAAGTGTTAATCAACAGCTTTCTCAAATCCGAATTATCCTTCACCGCCGTCAACTCAAGATCATACACATCATAGTTCATGAAATTAGCCATTGCAGCTATCATGGTAGATTTCCCCGTACCAGGAGGACCATACAGCAAGTACCCTCTTTTCCACGCCTTCCCAATCTTGGCATAATAACTCTTCCCGCTCTTGAACTTCACAAGGTCATTCATGATACCCTCCTTCTCCTTCGAACTCATTGCAAGAGTCTCAAAAGTCGCCGGATGCTCAAAAGCCACATGGCTCCACCTTGTGGAGCTGTTGGTGTAAAGCTTCAGCTTTCTGTTCTTGGTCTCGATGGCCTTTGCTTCTTCCAAAACATGTTTGAGGTAAGTCTGAGTGATGAGGGTTCTGTGGCGTTTGTGAAAGGTGAGTTTGTAGAACCTTTTTTCCTCCGAAGAACGATAGACAGAAAAGGAGTAATTTTTGGGGGTGATTTTGTAGGAACCCCACCAGAGCTTCACCCCTTGGAACTCTTGTACGATCTCTTCGTTATCATCCATGCTAAGAACAACAGGGCTGTGTGTGTCTTTGACTTTGATGACTTCTCCTCTGAGCCTTGTGGCGTTTTGGGAAGAGTGTTCGCTGAGGTAGGTTTCGATGGCATTGTAGGCCTCACTTTTGATGAGGCGTTCGCCGGTGAATTCGTGGAAGGTGATTCTGATGTAAGGGTAGACGAAGGTGGTTAATTTGTTGGTGTAGCGTCTAACACGGGCTTGAAGAGTTGGAGGAACCAAGCGCATGAACATGGCGTATATGAACATGACGGAGGCCATGAATGACCCTGCTTGTGTCCATGTTTGGTATGTGTTATTT includes these proteins:
- the LOC108345071 gene encoding AAA-ATPase ASD, mitochondrial, with amino-acid sequence MSNNTYQTWTQAGSFMASVMFIYAMFMRLVPPTLQARVRRYTNKLTTFVYPYIRITFHEFTGERLIKSEAYNAIETYLSEHSSQNATRLRGEVIKVKDTHSPVVLSMDDNEEIVQEFQGVKLWWGSYKITPKNYSFSVYRSSEEKRFYKLTFHKRHRTLITQTYLKHVLEEAKAIETKNRKLKLYTNSSTRWSHVAFEHPATFETLAMSSKEKEGIMNDLVKFKSGKSYYAKIGKAWKRGYLLYGPPGTGKSTMIAAMANFMNYDVYDLELTAVKDNSDLRKLLINTSSKSIIVIEDIDCSLDLTGQRKRKKEKVEGREGKSSSSKRGDDEDDEERGSKVTLSGLLNVIDGIWSACGGERIMVFTTNFVEKLDAALIRRGRMDKHIELSYCCYEAFKVLAKNYLDVESHHLFPRIGKLLEETKITPADVAENLMPKSVDEEVDACLHSLIQFLEITERKQVNAQESKDIKHGEAVVEENGVID